A stretch of Dietzia lutea DNA encodes these proteins:
- the ftsX gene encoding permease-like cell division protein FtsX: MAVRFIASEVAQGLRRNLSMTLAMIITTAVALGMLGAGLLVAMTASASQAKYDYLNEFRVYVDRSISVEDPECAAECAGIREQLEETSGVASVEYKNPQETYSEFVELFASTDPVLVESTSPDALGSRFTLTLSDPTRAEDVAVELADVSGIEVVQGQGELVERVFSVLGGIRNAAFAIAVVQLVATVLLIANMTQIAAFTRRTAVGIMRLVGASRWYTELPFVLEAVIAAITGAVLAVGGLLVAKNVFLDRVLDEAYRANLVERITTSDILLLAPGLVVAGAAASALTAWATLRLTVRH, encoded by the coding sequence ATGGCCGTCCGATTCATCGCGTCGGAGGTCGCGCAGGGACTGCGCCGGAACCTGTCCATGACGCTGGCCATGATCATCACCACGGCCGTCGCGCTGGGGATGCTGGGGGCCGGCCTGCTGGTGGCGATGACCGCGTCCGCGAGCCAGGCCAAGTACGACTACCTCAACGAGTTCCGCGTCTACGTGGACCGCTCGATCTCCGTCGAGGATCCGGAATGTGCGGCGGAATGCGCCGGCATCCGGGAGCAGCTCGAGGAGACCTCGGGGGTGGCGTCCGTGGAGTACAAGAACCCGCAGGAGACCTACTCCGAGTTCGTCGAGCTGTTCGCCTCGACCGACCCGGTTCTGGTGGAGTCGACGTCGCCGGACGCCCTCGGCTCGCGGTTCACCCTCACTCTGTCCGACCCGACGCGGGCGGAGGACGTCGCGGTGGAGCTGGCGGACGTCTCCGGCATCGAGGTCGTGCAAGGGCAGGGTGAGCTGGTCGAGCGCGTCTTCTCGGTCCTTGGCGGCATCCGCAACGCGGCGTTCGCCATTGCGGTGGTCCAACTCGTGGCGACCGTCCTGCTCATCGCCAACATGACCCAGATCGCGGCGTTCACGCGACGCACCGCGGTCGGGATCATGCGCCTGGTGGGCGCGAGCCGGTGGTACACCGAGTTGCCGTTCGTGCTCGAGGCGGTGATCGCGGCGATCACCGGCGCCGTCCTGGCGGTCGGGGGTTTGCTGGTGGCCAAGAATGTGTTCCTCGACAGGGTGCTGGACGAGGCGTACCGGGCCAATCTCGTCGAGAGGATCACGACCTCCGACATCCTGCTGCTCGCCCCGGGGCTCGTCGTCGCCGGTGCGGCGGCCTCCGCGTTGACGGCGTGGGCGACCCTGAGGCTGACGGTCCGGCACTGA
- the smpB gene encoding SsrA-binding protein SmpB, producing the protein MAKKNKKKGASSLGSDGSIVASNRKARHDFHILDTYEAGIALVGTEIKSMREGKASLVDAFATVDDGEVWLRGLHIPEYSHGSWTNHAPKRARKLLLHRREIDSLVGKVRDGNATLVPLSLYFVNGRVKVELAVARGKQAHDKRQDIARRTAEREAVRELGRKIKGMRA; encoded by the coding sequence GTGGCCAAGAAGAACAAGAAGAAGGGCGCGTCCTCCCTCGGCTCCGATGGGAGCATCGTCGCGAGTAACCGCAAGGCCAGGCACGACTTCCACATCCTGGACACCTACGAGGCCGGCATCGCCCTTGTGGGCACCGAAATCAAGAGCATGCGGGAGGGTAAGGCCTCGCTGGTCGACGCGTTCGCGACGGTCGACGACGGCGAGGTGTGGCTCCGCGGGCTCCACATCCCCGAGTATTCGCACGGGAGCTGGACGAATCACGCCCCCAAGCGGGCGCGGAAGCTCCTGCTTCACCGCCGGGAGATCGACTCGCTCGTCGGCAAGGTACGGGACGGGAACGCAACGCTCGTCCCGTTGTCGCTCTACTTCGTGAACGGTCGCGTCAAGGTCGAACTGGCCGTCGCGCGGGGTAAGCAGGCCCACGACAAGCGGCAGGACATCGCCCGGCGGACGGCCGAGCGCGAAGCGGTCCGCGAACTGGGTAGGAAGATCAAGGGCATGCGGGCGTGA
- a CDS encoding DMT family transporter, producing the protein MPVALASTSAVAYGISDYLGGVASRRARALRVVSVAYPVSIVLVGAAALVAGGSPTPAGLGWGLASGLASGAAVWTFYVALSRGPMSVISPITAVLAAAGPLAFGLAAGERPGPAAMAGMALALVATVLVSLEGAGDGSSAPHGRLTAPLLAMSVVSGSAFAAFFVLLSRVPAGEGLWPVAASRVGATVMLLAAAVAARESFRFPRRLIAIGVVIAVFDAIANGAFYFASQAGMLSLVSVIAALYPAFTVALAVTHGGERMRVVQLAGLGLACVAIVLLTLG; encoded by the coding sequence ATGCCGGTCGCGCTGGCGTCGACCTCGGCGGTGGCGTACGGCATCAGTGACTACCTCGGTGGCGTGGCGTCCCGCCGCGCGCGGGCCCTGCGCGTCGTCAGCGTGGCCTACCCCGTCTCGATCGTGCTCGTGGGGGCCGCTGCGCTCGTCGCCGGCGGGTCGCCTACGCCGGCGGGCCTGGGGTGGGGGTTGGCGTCCGGGCTCGCATCCGGCGCCGCGGTGTGGACGTTCTACGTGGCGTTGTCCCGGGGGCCGATGAGCGTCATCTCGCCGATCACGGCGGTCCTGGCCGCCGCCGGACCACTGGCCTTCGGGTTGGCAGCGGGGGAGCGGCCCGGGCCCGCGGCGATGGCGGGGATGGCGTTGGCGCTCGTTGCCACCGTCCTAGTGTCCCTGGAGGGTGCGGGCGACGGCTCGTCCGCCCCGCACGGGCGGTTGACCGCGCCGCTCCTCGCGATGTCGGTGGTGTCGGGCTCGGCGTTCGCCGCCTTCTTCGTCCTGTTGTCCCGGGTGCCCGCGGGCGAGGGGCTCTGGCCGGTCGCGGCCTCGCGGGTCGGTGCCACGGTGATGCTGCTCGCCGCAGCCGTGGCCGCGCGTGAGTCGTTCCGCTTCCCGCGCCGCCTTATCGCGATCGGCGTAGTGATCGCCGTGTTCGACGCCATCGCGAACGGTGCGTTCTACTTCGCTTCCCAGGCGGGGATGCTCTCCCTCGTCAGCGTCATCGCCGCCCTGTACCCCGCCTTCACCGTGGCGCTGGCGGTCACGCACGGGGGCGAGCGGATGCGCGTCGTCCAGCTTGCCGGGCTCGGCCTGGCCTGCGTCGCGATCGTCCTGCTCACGCTCGGCTGA